A region from the Malus domestica chromosome 07, GDT2T_hap1 genome encodes:
- the LOC139187573 gene encoding uncharacterized protein isoform X2 — MFPDTRYQAKAWYSFSQPDYKYINSPRCNRITEKGFWKITGKPRDISSTHVTCKKRTLTFYKGRVSKSERTGWVMHEYYFTKPKQGSNTSQGRDPLRDFVLYRLKKKPANSMSDNKNLQDTLIGDDLTDPGNGSCIASSSGNDQAATAAALNHDMTPAAEELLAYQELEDDLFDSGNHDRGEPGGGISSDSTDQVLRDMIQQWKSCAPVGEYLNSLLTLPESPQPPQPPQLGNAPDVCSDEFVDPSTGGCITCNTDNQDAAMNHMISAEEEILAYKQLERALLGNGDHDDGEPGSGGSSDFNDQAVDDMILELSAELQKDSDSPFPPTEPSQTIQPHQLGDAADVHSGKFSNCPSPTNYDNESVINIVYNSQNRATSERISEAYSQREENRESPFQPFDHYPLQSPLFSSELGELMLANTYIGGNESQSLNIEPATLFPQSS, encoded by the exons ATGTTCCCTGACACTCGATATCAAGCTAAGGCATGGTACTCATTCAGCCAGCCTGATTACAAATACATCAATAGTCCTCGCTGCAACAGGATCACTGAGAAAGGCTTCTGGAAAATCACAGGCAAGCCACGAGATATCAGCTCCACACATGTCACTTGCAAAAAGAGAACCTTGACCTTCTACAAAGGTCGTGTGTCTAAATCCGAGAGGACTGGCTGGGTGATGCACGAGTACTATTTCACTAAACCTAAACAGGGTTCTAATACCAGTCAGGGGAGGGATCCGCTGAGGGACTTTGTTCTTTACCGCTTAAAGAAGAAGCCAGCTAATTCTATGTCTGATAACAAGAATCTTCAGGATACTTTGATCGGTGATGATTTAACTGATCCTGGTAATGGTAGTTGCATTGCATCTAGTTCCGGAAATGATCAAGCAGCTACTGCTGCTGCATTGAATCATGATATGACTCCAGCTGCAGAAGAACTTCTTGCATACCAAGAGCTAGAAGATGATCTGTTTGACAGTGGAAATCATGATCGTGGCGAACCTGGTGGCGGCATCTCATCTGATTCTACTGATCAAGTTCTACGTGACATGATTCAACAG TGGAAGTCGTGTGCTCCGGTAGGTGAATATCTGAATTCACTCTTGACTCTTCCTGAGTCACCTCAGCCACCTCAGCCACCTCAGCTTGGAAATGCTCCTGATGTCTGTAGTGATGAATTCGTTGATCCTAGTACTGGTGGCTGCATCACCTGTAATACTGATAACCAAGATGCTGCAATGAATCATATGATTTCCGCTGAAGAAGAAATTCTGGCATACAAACAGCTAGAACGTGCTTTGCTTGGCAATGGCGATCATGATGATGGTGAACCTGGTAGCGGCGGTTCATCTGATTTTAATGATCAAGCTGTAGATGATATGATTCTGGAG CTTTCTGCGGAGCTACAAAAAGATTCGGATTCACCCTTTCCTCCTACCGAGCCATCTCAGACAATTCAGCCACACCAGCTGGGAGATGCTGCGGACGTCCATAGTGGCAAATTCAGTAACTGTCCGTCTCCAACCAATTATGACAACGAATCAGTTATCAACATCGTTTATAATTCTCAAAATCGTGCTACAAGTGAAAGGATTTCCGAG GCTTATTCTCAGCGAGAAGAAAATCGGGAATCACCCTTTCAACCGTTTGATCATTACCCATTGCAGTCACCATTATTTTCCTCAGAACTGGGAGAGCTTATGCTTGCCAATACCTATATTGGAGGCAACGAGTCGCAATCTTTAAATATAGAGCCTGCGACTCTTTTCCCGCAAAGTTCTTGA
- the LOC139187573 gene encoding NAC domain-containing protein 53-like isoform X1 produces the protein MGNISSSTATSTTGQSVPDMVLAIRFHPTEEEMADFLWKKMKGHNSQACHSLPVIDVCKFEPWDLPERMFPDTRYQAKAWYSFSQPDYKYINSPRCNRITEKGFWKITGKPRDISSTHVTCKKRTLTFYKGRVSKSERTGWVMHEYYFTKPKQGSNTSQGRDPLRDFVLYRLKKKPANSMSDNKNLQDTLIGDDLTDPGNGSCIASSSGNDQAATAAALNHDMTPAAEELLAYQELEDDLFDSGNHDRGEPGGGISSDSTDQVLRDMIQQWKSCAPVGEYLNSLLTLPESPQPPQPPQLGNAPDVCSDEFVDPSTGGCITCNTDNQDAAMNHMISAEEEILAYKQLERALLGNGDHDDGEPGSGGSSDFNDQAVDDMILELSAELQKDSDSPFPPTEPSQTIQPHQLGDAADVHSGKFSNCPSPTNYDNESVINIVYNSQNRATSERISEAYSQREENRESPFQPFDHYPLQSPLFSSELGELMLANTYIGGNESQSLNIEPATLFPQSS, from the exons ATGGGAAACATCAGCAGCAGCACCGCCACATCAACAACCGGACAATCGGTGCCGGACATGGTGCTTGCGATCAGATTCCATCCCACTGAAGAGGAAATGGCAGACTTCTTGTGGAAGAAAATGAAAGGTCACAACTCCCAAGCCTGCCATTCCCTCCCTGTCATCGATGTCTGCAAGTTCGAGCCTTGGGATTTGCCTG AGCGCATGTTCCCTGACACTCGATATCAAGCTAAGGCATGGTACTCATTCAGCCAGCCTGATTACAAATACATCAATAGTCCTCGCTGCAACAGGATCACTGAGAAAGGCTTCTGGAAAATCACAGGCAAGCCACGAGATATCAGCTCCACACATGTCACTTGCAAAAAGAGAACCTTGACCTTCTACAAAGGTCGTGTGTCTAAATCCGAGAGGACTGGCTGGGTGATGCACGAGTACTATTTCACTAAACCTAAACAGGGTTCTAATACCAGTCAGGGGAGGGATCCGCTGAGGGACTTTGTTCTTTACCGCTTAAAGAAGAAGCCAGCTAATTCTATGTCTGATAACAAGAATCTTCAGGATACTTTGATCGGTGATGATTTAACTGATCCTGGTAATGGTAGTTGCATTGCATCTAGTTCCGGAAATGATCAAGCAGCTACTGCTGCTGCATTGAATCATGATATGACTCCAGCTGCAGAAGAACTTCTTGCATACCAAGAGCTAGAAGATGATCTGTTTGACAGTGGAAATCATGATCGTGGCGAACCTGGTGGCGGCATCTCATCTGATTCTACTGATCAAGTTCTACGTGACATGATTCAACAG TGGAAGTCGTGTGCTCCGGTAGGTGAATATCTGAATTCACTCTTGACTCTTCCTGAGTCACCTCAGCCACCTCAGCCACCTCAGCTTGGAAATGCTCCTGATGTCTGTAGTGATGAATTCGTTGATCCTAGTACTGGTGGCTGCATCACCTGTAATACTGATAACCAAGATGCTGCAATGAATCATATGATTTCCGCTGAAGAAGAAATTCTGGCATACAAACAGCTAGAACGTGCTTTGCTTGGCAATGGCGATCATGATGATGGTGAACCTGGTAGCGGCGGTTCATCTGATTTTAATGATCAAGCTGTAGATGATATGATTCTGGAG CTTTCTGCGGAGCTACAAAAAGATTCGGATTCACCCTTTCCTCCTACCGAGCCATCTCAGACAATTCAGCCACACCAGCTGGGAGATGCTGCGGACGTCCATAGTGGCAAATTCAGTAACTGTCCGTCTCCAACCAATTATGACAACGAATCAGTTATCAACATCGTTTATAATTCTCAAAATCGTGCTACAAGTGAAAGGATTTCCGAG GCTTATTCTCAGCGAGAAGAAAATCGGGAATCACCCTTTCAACCGTTTGATCATTACCCATTGCAGTCACCATTATTTTCCTCAGAACTGGGAGAGCTTATGCTTGCCAATACCTATATTGGAGGCAACGAGTCGCAATCTTTAAATATAGAGCCTGCGACTCTTTTCCCGCAAAGTTCTTGA